In Aequorivita sp. H23M31, a single window of DNA contains:
- a CDS encoding DUF1328 family protein, with translation MVRWIVIFLVIAIIAAIFGFGGIAAGAAGIAKIIFYIFLVLLVLSLLSSLFRK, from the coding sequence ATGGTACGTTGGATAGTTATTTTCCTAGTAATTGCGATTATCGCTGCAATATTCGGATTTGGTGGAATTGCCGCCGGAGCAGCCGGAATTGCGAAAATCATTTTTTATATTTTCTTAGTCCTTTTGGTGTTGAGTCTTCTATCAAGCCTGTTCCGAAAATAA
- a CDS encoding glyoxalase, which produces METRDSILIGMRPEIPSARLNPHMTSDECFQNSTLRPVTLLQNDLLLAAFRNYVVKHKNVFYDLNLEKRLDYIENAIQKDMKFRNSLKGIIIGQFTLKEFDTYVQNSSALNKRMMDIVKERLKSNILLLEPEYA; this is translated from the coding sequence ATGGAAACGAGAGACAGCATACTTATAGGAATGCGGCCTGAAATTCCTTCCGCAAGATTAAACCCCCATATGACTTCCGATGAATGTTTTCAAAATTCCACACTTAGACCAGTTACTCTGCTTCAAAATGATCTGTTGCTGGCGGCTTTTAGGAATTATGTGGTAAAACATAAAAATGTTTTTTATGACCTCAATCTGGAAAAGCGACTGGATTATATCGAAAACGCAATTCAAAAGGATATGAAATTCCGGAATTCTCTAAAAGGAATTATTATTGGCCAATTCACTTTGAAAGAATTTGACACCTATGTTCAAAATTCGTCAGCGTTAAATAAACGGATGATGGATATAGTAAAGGAAAGGCTAAAAAGCAATATCCTGCTTTTGGAGCCGGAATATGCGTGA
- a CDS encoding SOS response-associated peptidase, translated as MKSQVQEYFHSNFAFPNKFTPYYHRSGFDYPNLQIIKMDAPRVIFPAMWGYIPSWGMEDVQGFRKKYNTLNIRSETLFNGLTTQDAQDKRCLILADGFFEPHRTGGESIPYFCYIPSTSFPDGRGLFAFAGIYSELQNEPNNLNCSMLTMEANAFFRQVHNVKKRQPVVLDERLYDEWLNPHLKKKDVLELIKNGFTSKEFRAHPVSPDLYRRNIDTDKPYIIEEVPPPNLLF; from the coding sequence ATGAAAAGTCAAGTCCAGGAATATTTCCACTCGAATTTTGCATTTCCAAATAAATTCACTCCCTATTACCATCGTTCAGGTTTCGACTATCCGAATTTGCAAATTATAAAAATGGATGCACCCAGGGTTATTTTTCCTGCAATGTGGGGGTATATTCCCTCTTGGGGAATGGAAGATGTTCAAGGCTTTCGAAAGAAATACAATACACTTAATATAAGATCTGAGACCCTCTTTAATGGTCTAACCACGCAAGACGCGCAGGATAAACGCTGTCTTATTTTAGCCGATGGTTTTTTCGAGCCTCATAGAACTGGCGGAGAGTCTATTCCATACTTCTGTTATATCCCTTCTACCTCATTCCCGGACGGTCGTGGTCTATTTGCCTTCGCGGGTATTTATTCTGAATTGCAAAACGAACCAAATAACTTAAACTGCTCTATGCTCACTATGGAAGCAAATGCATTTTTTCGGCAAGTACATAATGTAAAAAAACGGCAACCTGTTGTCTTGGATGAAAGATTGTATGACGAATGGCTCAATCCCCATCTTAAGAAAAAAGATGTACTAGAGCTGATTAAAAATGGTTTTACATCAAAGGAATTCAGAGCGCATCCTGTAAGCCCTGATTTATATAGACGAAACATCGATACCGACAAACCCTATATAATTGAAGAGGTTCCACCTCCGAATTTATTGTTTTGA
- the tnpA gene encoding IS200/IS605 family transposase: MGSGTFSQIYIQLIFAVKGRGSLILPSWEDELYKYITGIVQNKNQKMLAINGVPDHIHILIGMKPACCLSDLVREVKKSSNKFINEKKFSKYKFDWQDGYGAFSYSHSALDNVIKYIQNQKEHHKRQSFKEEYRLFLEKFKVEFREEYLFEWIE; encoded by the coding sequence ATGGGATCTGGTACATTTTCTCAAATTTATATTCAATTGATTTTTGCCGTCAAAGGGAGAGGTAGTTTGATTTTGCCTTCTTGGGAAGATGAATTGTATAAATACATCACAGGAATAGTCCAGAACAAAAATCAAAAAATGTTGGCAATAAACGGGGTTCCGGATCATATCCATATTTTAATTGGGATGAAGCCTGCTTGTTGTTTATCTGATTTAGTCCGAGAAGTTAAAAAGTCATCCAACAAGTTTATAAATGAAAAGAAGTTTTCTAAATATAAATTTGATTGGCAAGATGGGTATGGAGCTTTTTCATACAGTCATTCTGCATTGGATAACGTGATTAAATATATTCAAAATCAGAAGGAGCATCATAAAAGACAATCTTTTAAAGAGGAGTATAGATTGTTTTTGGAAAAATTCAAAGTTGAGTTTAGAGAGGAATATCTCTTTGAATGGATTGAGTAA
- a CDS encoding NAD(P)H-hydrate dehydratase: MNILSVDQIYKADKITIKNQNIDSVQLMERAGEQVFDWIEDILMGAPIHIHVFCGIGNNGGDGLVVGRLLIESDYNVTVYVVNFSDKRSKDFLHNYDRIKTDTKVWPTLIKSEKDFPEIGSGDIVLDSIFGIGLNRSPEGWVKKLIEHLNKSGALIISIDIPSGLFANKALEDKDAVIKATHTLTFQIPKLAFFLPETGPFASMVKTLDIGLDQKFIEEAEPLAQLISQEEAQSFYIPRKKFGYKGTYGHALIVAGSYGKIGAAVLASTAAFRIGAGMVTAFVPKCGYNILQTTLPEAMVITDKEEEFITEITSDFEPTAIGIGMGMGKNQATVQALKKLFKNSKSQFVIDADALNNISENKDLMKLLPKKSILTPHPGELKRLIGSWNDDYEKLEKVKKFSKKHDVVVIVKGAYTATVYEDKIYINTSGNPGMGTAGSGDTLSGILTGLLCQGYDILSASLFGVFMHGFAGNKAADKMGYEALIAGDIIENLSEAYVELFMDPENDNWEDDDLFDDDWDDDDWDDDEWEDDFLK; this comes from the coding sequence ATGAATATACTATCCGTTGACCAAATATATAAAGCAGATAAGATTACCATAAAAAACCAGAACATAGATTCTGTCCAGCTTATGGAAAGGGCAGGGGAGCAGGTTTTCGATTGGATCGAGGATATATTAATGGGTGCTCCGATCCATATTCATGTATTTTGCGGAATAGGAAATAATGGTGGTGATGGCCTGGTTGTGGGGCGATTGCTTATTGAAAGCGATTATAATGTAACGGTGTATGTTGTGAATTTTAGCGACAAGCGCTCAAAAGACTTTCTCCATAATTATGACAGAATAAAAACCGATACCAAAGTTTGGCCAACACTGATAAAAAGCGAAAAGGATTTTCCCGAAATCGGCTCCGGTGATATTGTCCTAGATAGCATTTTTGGAATTGGGCTCAACCGATCTCCGGAAGGATGGGTAAAGAAACTTATTGAACATCTTAACAAGAGCGGAGCTTTGATAATTTCTATAGATATTCCCAGTGGTCTATTTGCCAATAAAGCTTTGGAAGATAAAGACGCGGTGATAAAAGCAACCCACACACTTACATTTCAGATTCCGAAATTAGCATTTTTCCTGCCTGAAACTGGACCATTTGCCTCGATGGTCAAAACACTTGATATAGGTTTGGACCAAAAATTTATTGAGGAAGCAGAACCTTTGGCTCAATTGATTTCACAAGAAGAGGCACAAAGTTTTTATATCCCCAGAAAAAAATTCGGTTATAAAGGAACTTATGGTCATGCCCTCATCGTGGCAGGCAGTTACGGAAAAATTGGAGCTGCCGTTCTCGCTTCTACCGCAGCTTTTAGAATTGGAGCAGGGATGGTTACTGCATTTGTTCCAAAATGTGGTTATAATATTCTTCAGACAACGCTTCCGGAAGCAATGGTAATAACGGATAAAGAAGAGGAATTTATCACGGAAATAACTTCAGATTTCGAACCTACCGCCATTGGAATTGGCATGGGAATGGGAAAAAATCAGGCCACAGTTCAAGCTCTTAAGAAACTCTTCAAAAATTCCAAATCCCAATTCGTTATCGATGCAGATGCCCTGAATAATATTTCCGAGAACAAAGATTTAATGAAATTGTTGCCCAAAAAATCAATTCTGACCCCACATCCAGGAGAGCTAAAAAGACTTATTGGTTCGTGGAATGACGATTACGAAAAGCTTGAAAAAGTCAAAAAATTCTCGAAGAAACACGACGTCGTTGTGATTGTTAAGGGAGCCTATACCGCCACGGTTTACGAGGATAAAATTTATATAAACACCTCTGGAAACCCAGGAATGGGAACCGCGGGAAGTGGTGATACGCTGTCAGGAATTCTTACAGGTTTGCTCTGTCAAGGTTATGACATTTTAAGCGCATCCCTTTTCGGGGTCTTTATGCACGGATTCGCTGGCAATAAAGCCGCAGATAAAATGGGCTACGAGGCCTTAATAGCGGGAGACATCATAGAAAACCTCTCAGAAGCTTATGTCGAATTGTTTATGGATCCAGAAAATGATAATTGGGAAGATGACGATTTGTTCGACGATGATTGGGATGATGATGATTGGGATGATGATGAATGGGAAGATGATTTTTTAAAGTGA
- a CDS encoding DUF2461 domain-containing protein, with translation MSISIPKNTFDFLLELRKNNNREWMQEHRKEYLLNEEILKSFYSEVEKRLVKTDEIAKVKIFRINRDLRFRKDKTPYNSHRSVSYSRAGEHRRGGYYFRLDPGNCYMAGGFFDPEREDLLRIRKEFEIDSSEIREILNEKKFKNAFGNFVQSNAVKSAPKGFDKEDPNIDLIKLKSFVVKHTFSDEEVQSENFIQLLMDHFLLLRPFFDYMSHVLTTDLNGVSLIEDN, from the coding sequence ATGAGCATATCAATCCCTAAAAATACATTCGATTTTCTTTTGGAATTAAGAAAAAACAATAATCGGGAGTGGATGCAGGAACACAGAAAGGAATATTTACTGAATGAAGAAATATTGAAAAGCTTTTATTCCGAAGTGGAAAAAAGGCTGGTGAAAACCGATGAAATCGCTAAAGTCAAGATATTTCGAATAAACCGGGATCTTCGATTTAGAAAGGATAAAACTCCCTACAACTCACATAGAAGCGTAAGTTATAGTAGGGCAGGAGAGCATCGTCGTGGAGGATATTATTTTAGATTGGATCCAGGAAATTGTTATATGGCTGGAGGTTTTTTTGATCCCGAGCGAGAGGATCTTCTTCGAATCCGAAAGGAATTTGAAATTGACTCATCCGAAATTCGAGAAATACTAAATGAAAAAAAGTTTAAAAATGCTTTTGGTAATTTTGTTCAATCAAATGCCGTAAAATCCGCTCCCAAAGGTTTCGATAAGGAGGATCCCAATATTGATTTGATAAAACTAAAAAGTTTTGTCGTAAAGCATACCTTTTCTGATGAAGAGGTGCAGTCGGAAAATTTTATTCAATTATTGATGGACCATTTTCTACTGCTCCGACCTTTTTTCGATTATATGAGCCATGTTCTTACTACCGATTTAAATGGGGTTTCGTTGATTGAGGACAATTAG
- a CDS encoding NAD(P)/FAD-dependent oxidoreductase → MKKDKMESKKRHIVIIGGGFGGIATAKALKNTDADVTIIDRLNHHLFQPLLYQVATAELSPGDIAAPIRSIINKNPRIKVILGEVEKINPDKNTLQMRNGQIIPFDQLVMATGAQYNYFGHEEWAEYAPGMKSVSDALKVREKLLMSMEQAEGLDDSNKRKSLLTYVIIGGGPTGVEMAGAIAEVAGNGTKHGYRNIKPEEARIYLIEAGPRILNAFPESLGEKAKKMLEKMGVKVLLNTPVTNIEKNKVYLKVGSIETINIIWAAGIKASSLLDTLKVEQDRSGRVIVEPDLSIPQYPDIFIIGDSAHRVDKKGMPLPALAPVATQQGKFVGNLIAKEGKRKTNAKFVYTDKGTMATIGRAKAVADIRGLKFSGFFAWALWSFIHVLSLIGFRNRTRVFVEWIWNYFTYKRGVRLITDRSGCMHCTTYEKLHKELLEVHA, encoded by the coding sequence ATGAAAAAAGACAAAATGGAATCCAAAAAAAGACATATAGTAATAATAGGCGGCGGATTTGGCGGTATTGCCACAGCTAAGGCACTTAAAAACACCGATGCAGATGTCACCATAATCGATAGACTGAACCATCATTTGTTTCAGCCTCTTTTATATCAAGTTGCCACAGCCGAATTATCACCTGGCGACATCGCCGCTCCAATCCGTTCTATCATAAATAAAAATCCGAGAATCAAAGTAATTTTAGGAGAAGTTGAAAAAATAAATCCCGATAAGAATACCTTACAAATGAGAAATGGGCAAATCATTCCATTCGACCAATTGGTAATGGCTACGGGTGCCCAATACAACTACTTTGGGCACGAGGAATGGGCTGAATACGCTCCAGGTATGAAATCTGTAAGCGATGCTTTAAAAGTCCGGGAAAAGCTACTAATGTCCATGGAACAAGCTGAAGGTCTTGACGATTCCAATAAAAGAAAATCCCTGCTCACTTATGTTATTATCGGTGGAGGACCTACTGGAGTTGAAATGGCCGGAGCTATAGCCGAAGTCGCGGGTAACGGCACAAAACACGGATACAGGAATATAAAACCCGAAGAAGCCCGAATTTATCTAATTGAAGCAGGTCCCCGAATTTTAAATGCTTTCCCTGAATCTCTTGGAGAAAAAGCTAAAAAAATGTTGGAGAAAATGGGCGTAAAAGTTTTGTTGAATACGCCCGTAACCAACATAGAAAAAAACAAAGTTTATCTTAAAGTGGGATCCATAGAAACTATAAATATTATCTGGGCGGCCGGAATAAAAGCATCCTCATTACTGGATACATTGAAAGTGGAACAAGATAGATCGGGCCGCGTAATTGTAGAGCCTGATTTAAGTATACCCCAATATCCCGATATTTTTATTATTGGCGACTCTGCCCACAGAGTAGATAAAAAAGGAATGCCCCTACCCGCTCTCGCTCCTGTTGCCACACAACAAGGAAAATTTGTGGGAAATCTCATCGCTAAGGAGGGAAAACGAAAAACCAATGCTAAATTTGTCTATACCGATAAGGGAACAATGGCAACCATAGGTCGTGCAAAAGCCGTAGCCGACATTCGAGGACTAAAATTCAGCGGCTTCTTTGCCTGGGCGCTCTGGTCATTTATCCACGTACTCAGTTTGATTGGATTCAGAAATAGAACTAGGGTTTTTGTGGAATGGATCTGGAATTACTTCACCTATAAAAGAGGTGTAAGATTGATTACCGACCGCTCTGGTTGTATGCATTGTACAACCTATGAAAAGCTCCACAAGGAGCTTTTGGAAGTACACGCTTAA
- the xseA gene encoding exodeoxyribonuclease VII large subunit yields the protein MAEVMNDKKIFSLLEVTQSVEKTLTDRYRCSFWVKAEMNKLNFYSHSGHCYPDLVEKRDGKVIAQLRAVLWKNDYLRVNKRFLDTLKEPLKDGVKILFLARISFTPLYGLTLIISDIDPGYTLGDLEQEKQKTIKKLQAEGIFHNNHQLKLPLLPRRIAIISVETSKGYADFLRIIENNSWNYKFFLLLFPALLQGDKAPAQISKQLQKIKKVKHHFDAVAIIRGGGGDVGLSCYNDYNLAAEIANFPIPIITGIGHATNETVSEMVAYSNAITPTKLAEYLLQKFHDFSVPVKEVERSLVDKARRIVTEEKTSLYSEVKLFRSVTGNILNSDRNKVDNSVIALQQQSRFRLKNERELLRNYGTTIRKDSFLLINHFTVDVFRFKEKLLTQCELQIKENRLELDNMERNIDNMDPNNVLKRGYSITLLNGKSVKDLSEVKVGDSLHTLIFEGEIKSTVDETVKREQQ from the coding sequence ATGGCAGAAGTAATGAACGACAAGAAGATATTCAGCCTCCTTGAGGTCACTCAGAGCGTAGAGAAAACTCTTACTGATCGCTATAGGTGTTCATTCTGGGTCAAGGCGGAAATGAACAAACTCAATTTTTACAGCCATTCTGGTCATTGTTATCCCGATCTTGTTGAAAAGCGCGATGGAAAAGTGATTGCCCAATTGAGAGCTGTATTATGGAAAAATGATTATTTGAGGGTGAACAAACGCTTTCTCGACACCTTGAAAGAACCCTTGAAGGACGGAGTTAAGATTCTCTTTCTGGCGCGGATTTCCTTTACGCCTTTATATGGATTGACCCTGATAATTAGCGATATCGACCCCGGATATACACTTGGCGATTTGGAACAGGAAAAACAAAAGACAATTAAAAAGCTTCAAGCCGAGGGTATATTCCATAATAACCATCAATTAAAATTGCCGTTACTGCCAAGACGAATTGCTATTATTTCCGTGGAGACCAGCAAGGGTTATGCTGATTTTCTAAGAATTATAGAAAATAATTCGTGGAACTATAAATTTTTTCTCCTACTGTTCCCTGCATTGCTCCAAGGCGATAAAGCTCCAGCCCAGATTTCGAAGCAGCTCCAAAAAATTAAAAAAGTAAAACATCATTTTGATGCCGTTGCTATTATCCGTGGCGGCGGTGGAGATGTGGGACTTTCTTGTTATAACGATTACAATTTGGCGGCCGAAATCGCTAATTTTCCCATTCCAATCATTACGGGAATCGGCCATGCAACCAATGAGACGGTTTCCGAAATGGTTGCCTATTCCAACGCAATTACGCCAACCAAATTGGCCGAATACCTACTTCAGAAATTTCATGATTTCTCAGTTCCAGTAAAAGAGGTCGAAAGAAGCTTGGTGGATAAGGCACGGCGGATCGTGACCGAAGAGAAAACAAGTTTATATTCCGAAGTAAAACTTTTCCGTTCGGTCACTGGAAACATTCTGAATTCCGATCGAAATAAAGTTGACAATTCAGTGATTGCCTTACAGCAACAGAGCAGATTTCGTTTGAAGAATGAAAGGGAGCTACTGAGAAACTACGGTACCACAATTCGGAAGGATAGTTTTTTACTAATAAATCATTTTACAGTTGATGTTTTTAGATTCAAAGAAAAACTGCTTACCCAATGTGAGCTACAGATAAAGGAAAACCGTCTGGAATTGGATAATATGGAAAGGAATATTGATAATATGGATCCAAACAACGTTTTAAAACGTGGCTATAGCATTACACTGCTGAATGGAAAGTCTGTCAAGGATTTATCTGAAGTAAAAGTTGGAGATTCCTTGCATACCCTTATTTTTGAAGGTGAAATAAAAAGTACTGTGGATGAAACAGTTAAAAGAGAACAACAATGA
- a CDS encoding endonuclease/exonuclease/phosphatase family protein: MGETYISHLVWSMNKSFYLIVFILTVLFSCNPNGNRTEILGDRIIPKNLDFGHRFNDEGAEDDFDNAKTLNLVSWNIQHLGRTKTPETLSEIANILRDFDIVAIQEVVAKDPAGAQAVAMIADELNRMGFKWDYQISDPTKSPSVYISERYAFLWKTSRVSMIHRAYLDKELEDFCYREPFIASFKVKGNKEPFYVVNYHSRKYNDRPEEEIIHFLDYPQRLNSQRILIAGDFNLSEKHAVWEPFYRRGFKNAIKNERTTLKMKCENGDYLSHPIDNIYITSGITKVKANSLDFVKHCDNLEKARSISDHLPIYIEFRIEDGNESRSR; encoded by the coding sequence ATGGGAGAAACTTACATTTCCCATTTAGTTTGGTCTATGAATAAATCATTTTACCTCATTGTTTTTATTCTTACGGTTCTCTTTTCCTGTAATCCAAATGGAAACCGTACTGAGATATTAGGAGATAGAATTATACCAAAAAATCTTGACTTTGGCCACCGTTTTAATGATGAAGGGGCGGAGGATGATTTTGATAATGCAAAAACATTAAATCTTGTCTCCTGGAATATTCAGCATTTAGGTCGCACAAAAACACCTGAGACTCTTTCTGAAATAGCCAACATCCTCCGCGATTTTGATATTGTAGCAATCCAAGAGGTGGTTGCCAAGGATCCCGCAGGTGCACAGGCCGTTGCAATGATTGCGGACGAACTGAACCGAATGGGATTTAAATGGGATTACCAGATTAGCGACCCAACAAAGAGTCCTTCAGTTTATATTAGTGAACGCTATGCTTTCTTGTGGAAAACTTCCAGAGTGAGCATGATTCATAGAGCCTACTTGGATAAGGAGTTAGAAGATTTTTGCTATCGTGAACCATTTATTGCTAGTTTTAAAGTAAAGGGAAATAAGGAGCCATTTTATGTAGTAAATTATCATTCCCGAAAATACAACGATAGACCAGAGGAAGAAATAATCCATTTTCTGGATTATCCCCAAAGACTAAACTCTCAGCGCATCTTAATTGCTGGCGACTTCAATCTGAGTGAAAAGCATGCGGTTTGGGAACCCTTTTATAGAAGAGGATTTAAAAATGCCATAAAAAATGAGCGTACTACCTTAAAAATGAAATGTGAGAACGGAGATTATCTAAGTCACCCAATCGATAACATTTACATTACTTCCGGCATTACCAAGGTGAAGGCCAATAGTTTGGATTTCGTGAAACATTGTGACAATCTAGAAAAAGCTAGATCTATTTCAGACCATCTGCCTATTTACATTGAATTTCGGATTGAAGATGGGAATGAGTCGAGGAGTCGATGA
- the xseB gene encoding exodeoxyribonuclease VII small subunit has protein sequence MSVETNYTEAFEELQNIVTEIEEGEISVDELSEKVKRAATLIKICKAKLTTTEEDVNQILKELEEPTSE, from the coding sequence ATGAGTGTAGAAACCAATTATACCGAAGCTTTTGAGGAGCTTCAGAATATCGTCACTGAAATTGAGGAGGGAGAGATTTCCGTGGATGAGCTTTCAGAAAAAGTGAAACGCGCCGCCACATTGATAAAAATATGTAAAGCGAAACTCACTACTACAGAGGAAGATGTCAATCAGATATTGAAGGAACTTGAGGAGCCTACTTCTGAATAA